The genomic interval TGCTGGGGATGCTCGCCGTCGCGGGCATCGCCGGCGTGCTGCTGGCCGCCTTCTTCCTGCCCGCGGTGTCGATGAGCTCGGCCGTCGCGAAGGACGGCGTGGACCTGTTCGACTCCCTCCCGGCGGAGCTCGAGACCCAGCCGCTGAACGAGGCCAGCCGGATCGAGGCGTCCGACGGGTCGCTGCTCGCGACGTTCTACAGCCAGAACCGCATCATGGTCCCGCTCGACGAGATCTCGCCGAACGTCCAGCATGCCGTCGTCGACATCGAGGACCACCGCTTCTACGAGCACGGCGGCATGGACTTCACGGGCACGGTCCGCGCGCTCGCGAACAACGCCGCCTCCGGCGCCACCCAGGGCGGCTCCACGCTCACCCAGCAGTACGTGAAGAACGCGCTGCTCATGGACGCCGAGCAGCGCAACGACAAGGAGGCGCAGGCGGAGGCGACCGAGCAGAGCTACGGCCGCAAGCTGCGCGAGGCGAAGCTCGCGATCTCCCTGGAGAAGCGCTGGAGCAAGGACGAGGTCCTCAACGCCTATCTCAACGTCGCCCAGTTCGGGCCCTCGCAGTACGGGGTGCAGACCGGCGCCCAGCACTACTTCTCGAAGGACGCCAAGGACCTGAACCCCGGTGAGGCGGCGCTGCTCGCGGGCATCACGAACTCGCCCAACGGCAACGACCCCGTCGCGAACCCGGAGGCCGCGAAGAAGCGGCGCAACGAGGTGCTCTCGGCGATGCTCCGCTACGACCACATCACCCAGAAGGAGTACGACAAGTACTCCAAGCAGTCGATCGACGACATGCTGAAGGTCAAGAACGTGAAGGCGGGCTGCGGCGACGCCGGCACCAACGGCTTCTTCTGCGACTACGTGACCCGGTCCCTGCTGAACGATCCGACCTTCGCGGACACCTACGAGGAGCGCCAGAAGCTCCTGTACGGCGGCGGCCTCACCATCAAGACGACCCTGGACTCCGACCTCCAGAAGGACGCGCAGGAGATCGTGGACCGCAAGGTCCCCCAGGACTCCGACAGCGGGTTCGGCCACTCGATCGTGACCGTCGAGCCCGGCACGGGCAAGGTCCTGGTGATGGCCGAGAACCGCACCTTCGATCCTCACGCGGACGCCAGCGAGGGCGAGACCTCGCTGAACTACAACGTCCCGCAGGCGCTCGGCGGCTCGAGCGGCTTCCCCGTCGGCTCGACGTTCAAGCCGTACGTGCTCACCGACTGGCTCGAGCACGGCAAGTCGATCTACGACAAGGTCGGCACGGCCCGCCAGACCTTGAAGACCTTCCCCGCGCAGTGCCTGGACCGCGGGCGCTGGTACGAGACCCAGGGCTACAACCCGGACAACGCGGTCTCCGTGCCGCTGTCGGCCCAGGAGACCGTGCTGAACGCGACCAAGTTCTCCGTGAACACGGCCTACGCGAACATGGCCCGCCAGCTCGACCTGTGCGACATCGCCGAGCAGGCCCGGTCGCTGGGCGCGATCCCCGCGACCTACAACCCCTTCGACAAGTCCACCTGGGACATGTCGATCGAGGACATGTACGGCACCGAGCTCGCAC from Brachybacterium kimchii carries:
- a CDS encoding transglycosylase domain-containing protein, giving the protein MADRDSAPLGNLSSEATSAPPTGPATVPGAALRALMLLLGMLAVAGIAGVLLAAFFLPAVSMSSAVAKDGVDLFDSLPAELETQPLNEASRIEASDGSLLATFYSQNRIMVPLDEISPNVQHAVVDIEDHRFYEHGGMDFTGTVRALANNAASGATQGGSTLTQQYVKNALLMDAEQRNDKEAQAEATEQSYGRKLREAKLAISLEKRWSKDEVLNAYLNVAQFGPSQYGVQTGAQHYFSKDAKDLNPGEAALLAGITNSPNGNDPVANPEAAKKRRNEVLSAMLRYDHITQKEYDKYSKQSIDDMLKVKNVKAGCGDAGTNGFFCDYVTRSLLNDPTFADTYEERQKLLYGGGLTIKTTLDSDLQKDAQEIVDRKVPQDSDSGFGHSIVTVEPGTGKVLVMAENRTFDPHADASEGETSLNYNVPQALGGSSGFPVGSTFKPYVLTDWLEHGKSIYDKVGTARQTLKTFPAQCLDRGRWYETQGYNPDNAVSVPLSAQETVLNATKFSVNTAYANMARQLDLCDIAEQARSLGAIPATYNPFDKSTWDMSIEDMYGTELAPSVVVLGELRISALDQAAAYATFAAEGTYCKPTGISEVIDRDGKKMKDVGAGQCEQKIDKKTADQVAWTLEQDLKDPRATGKGKVIPGHDAGGKTGTSGSQFHTWYVGFTRQMSTAVWFGNPTRNVRPGGFSVDGEYLERGKVWGNTVSLPTWQEFMIKAHKGLPDEKFPKQPAGAPKDTDPGNGGGGKVDTGGAASGTNDTGGAAGGDGGDTGGDQDSGDQDTGD